tgggttactgaacatcaGCTCTTACCGGTATCTCCACTGGTGTAAATAAAGCATAAGGTCCTGATGTCCATCCTGGataccaacaaaacaaaacaaaacaaaacaaaacaaaacttcattgaattatttatttgtaaaatgttacaatgtatgtatgtaggaaTATGTTCCATATACAAATCTGAACACAGTCAGCAACTGGCCAGAAATTCTGCTGCAACATGAAAGGAATGAATAACTtgtatcagtctaagtaaatttagtctcagtacattttgttacactccacaactgagtgtaacaaaacctagtaggaggtcgcatcaggtaacctttgagactgacctgtacgaaaagtactgagaccaAGTTTACTTAGTCTGTATCTTGCATTGTCTTATTTATTGTTTCGTTGAACTAATCATGACATTTACTTCCATATTTATGTTTGTGAAGAAGAGACAATGTATATGTGTAGGAAGACATAACAAGGTAAGGGCTCTTACTAACAATCCTGCCATTAATGTACAAgtaacatagtgagtgagtgagtgagtgactttagttttacacggcACTCTACAATATTCAAGCTTTATGGCTATGTTCTGTACTTAATCAAGTGTCGATGAGACAACCCACTGattaaaagcatgagcatcagtcttcCTAActgggaaatgatgacatgtcgaccaagtcagcaagcctgaccacctgatcccttagtcgcctcttatgacatgcatgagttcctgaagatcaattctaaccaggatcttcacaggttgatACATAGTACTGGTAGTCATGGTAACCATGGCATCAAAAGAAGCTTCATGCCGCTGTCATGCATACCACATGTCTCTAGCACTGGAAACTGGAATCATCAGTTACTTTTTCCATATCAAGATGTAACTACATTTATGTCTTTGGTTAAGACGTAAATTAaacaataatatattttctgtcTTTCCTAAAATACATCACAAATCTAATAAGTTAAAGGTTTGGATAACGAAAATCTATAAATCAATGCATTGTGATTCAAACCAGGGCAATATCTTTAATCTTCCCATGGAAGCAATAGGCACATGAGGTATTAACTGTGTTACACATATTTTCTTTGCTAGCTTCATTTGATGGTTTTGCCTCCACTAATGATAAATTTATTTAACAATAACATGGCTGCCCTCATACACAAGCATCATCAATCATGAAATTAGAACCTCATGTGTAAACAAAATCACCTTTAACTAAATATGTgtcaaatgtgagtgagtgagtgagtttagttttacgccgcactcagcaatattacagctatatggcggcggtctgtaaataattgagtctggaccaaacaatccagtgatcaacaacatgagcatcgatctgcgcaattgggaaccgatgacatgtgtcaaccaagtcagcgagtctgaccacccgatcccgttagtcgcctcttacgacaagctgagtcgccttttatggccagaAACCAGGTCGTCTAAGGTCATAATTCCGTTttatggttgctgaaggcctattctaccccgggaccttcacaggtctgtgtCAAATGTCTTCACTATTACTGATTCTAGCTCTGCACGCAATTTCCATTTTTTGTATTTGCCCACATATTCCACAGGGAATAGAAAACAATGCCAGTTTTGCCCTGGGAGTGTGGTGTCGTGACTGGCCTTCGTTACATATTGTCAAACCTGAGTCATGagtacatacacatgtatgtcaatactTAATTTAGCTGGTTTTCTGTGAACTGGCCAAGTGGCCAagattttgttgtcattgtcCAGTTTGTGTCTGACTGGAATGACTACTTTGGCATTTTGTGTTGCCAGCCCAAATATTTGCAAAAGATAATATTTGGAAACTCAAAACACCCTCAAACAAGAATTAacaaacatgtacaaatattgTAGACAAACGTATCATGCATAAATTCAAGATGCAATgttaaaatacaaataaaaaatcTTTACGAACTTACAATTTTGGACATAATGGATTGTTGCCAGATGGCACTTAGTTTAGAATCCTAAATTAAGTCATTATATAATTTTATCATTTTGGTCATGATGAGAGTCAGTGATAGCGGTGCTTTCTTTGCTGTCAATGTGATTCAAAAATTGGAATGATTCTTGAAATATTGCACCAATAGACACAATTCATTAGTTATCAATACAATATTTCTAAACTTTATGAAATGTCAACCACTCATGTCTCATAGTATTGCTGTACTGATTCACCACTGTACAGATGCATGTAGTGCAGTGTTGTCAAATTCAGACTGAAAGCCACTTCATCTGTATCAACAATGATCTGGGAAAATGTTTAATTCCTATTTGGGCATTGACATCTGATGCTGACTTGACGGTGGCAAATCTGGATAAAGCCATATACACATGAAGTAGATTGTATCATATTGCTACACAAGTGGTATCACATCCGCAAAACTGGGAACTTGGTGTCTTGTCGGGGCAAGTAGGCAGACACTATACTCAGACACTGGCTGACAACCTAAAACAGAGATGGGTACCACAATTGAGGTTAGGGTCTGTCTGTTGGTTTGTGTTAATTGTGCTTAGATATGATGAAAAAGTGTCAAAAACGTGAACAAATTAAAAAGAATGATTTTCAGGAAAATATTTAACAGTCCTTACTTTCCTGGTATCCTGTGGCAGGATGACTCCATCATCTAATACCCTTGTTGATGTGAACAGGGCAGACATGCTTCCTGTGAACACTTCACACAAGTCACTGGAAAGCTTTTCCACATCATCTATTTCTTCTGTTGCAGTTGCCTTTTCCTGGAAGAATGAGCTGTTGTCAGCAGCGTCTAAGTCAGATTCTAAGATTCTTCCTTATATTATTACTTATGTAAGATATTACTGCAGTTAGTTGGTCGAGAAGGGATAGCAGGGGTGGGGGTACTGGATTTTCACCTGAACAAGGGTATTGGCTACTCATCCAAATGAGGCTACTGACTACTTGCATGAGCTAAGCTACTGGCTACTCACACAAACAAGGCTACTTGCCTGGACAAGGCTACTGGCTATTCTCCTAATCAAGGCTCCTCGATACTCCCCAAGCAAGGCTACTGACTTACTACCTGAGCGGGGCTACTGGTTACTCACCCAAACGAGGCAACTGGCTACACCTGTTCAAGGCTACTGGCTACTCACCCAAATAGGCTACTGGTTATTCTCCCAAACACAGCTACTGACTCCTCACCTGAGCAAGGCTACTGACTTCTCCACCAAACAAGGTTACTGACTATTCACCCATATGAAGTTACCGGCTACTCACCTGATCAAGATATATAGGTAGCAAAATCTCTTAGCAGGTGGCAGCATTCTTTCATATTGCTGCTAATTCCTCACTCACAGTCACGTTTTTGGGGAAAGTAAAATAAAATCGGTAAGTTTACCAGTGAAAGTGCATGAGGAGATCTATCCTTTGAAAATGTATACTAATTAATGAACATGAGCAGTTTCACTAAAAAAATACTAAGTGGCAAGTTGTTGCTACTATGTGTTTTCTCAGGTAGCAAACTAAGATTTTGAATAGCAAATTTGCTACCTCAAAGTGTTAATTTCGAGCCCCAAAGGCTACTGGCTACTCACCTGATCAAGGCTACTGGCTACTCCACCCAATCAGGCTACTCACCTGAGCAAGGTTTCTGGCCAGAGTCTTGGGCTCCATTATGCCTGTCACAGCATTTGGCCAGGTGAAGAGAAAGTTTGGACTAACTGCTCGACCACCCTGTTCACGAACAGAAACATgctaaaatataaaaaagacaCAAACtgtagaaaatgaaaacatttttaaaaacttaTTTTACGATAGGCACTGTTACCACCATTTGAAAACATGAATGCTAACACACACTCACCATTATGTAGTGAGTTGGTCCAACGCCATTGCCAACAATGACTGTAATCTTGGGCACTGACGCACAACTGACAGCTGAGAACATCTTGCCCTGTGCCTTGAGCTGCTCACTGATACCCAGACCTTGAACACAACACACAATTACTGTACATTACTGTAGTTAAACTGAATTTTGAAGAGCGAAAAACCCAACCTGTAGAAGGGGGTTGGCTCATCTATGGGTAAAACTTTTATCTAACGTTTATTTTTCTGGTGACCAGTCAGAAAACAACAGTGTATCATTTCACGTAAACAAACAACGAAAGCATGAACAGAACACATTATTAGGGAGGCAAAACCCAAACCTCCAATACTACATCTGTTCCCAGAGCTGTTcagctgacacatgccatcatatcccaattacacagatttcatgctcattatgttgatcactggattgcctgattcagactcaattacttacagatcagtgccatatagctggaatattgctgaatgcagtgttgaacaacaaacaaacatgaatataaTATGAATATTATTGCAAGGAGTTAAAAGAGAGTACCTGAGCAGTGTACACCCATCAagaaaaacacatacacacataactcaTTCACCAAGTCCCTAACTCTGCTGTCATTCCTAAATTCCTCCTCCCTAACTCACCATCACTGTGAGGCAGCTCCTCTGGGTCTGTATTCTGTAAGAAGACTATAGGCACATGTCTCTCGGCACACAGCTGGACAAAGTGGCAACCTTTTACTGCTGCTTCAGTCGATAACCTTCCTTGGTTGGCAATGATACCAGTGAGATGcctgtgagagagtgagtatggctttagtctcttttagcaataatgcAGCATTATTATGGTGGGggacaacaccagaaatgggcttcacacattgtacatctgtggggaatagaacccaggtcaacagcatgacaagcgaacaccttaaccatgaggctaccaCACAACAGGGATGCCTGTAGCCCCACACACAGTCACTAtactgaaaaaaacatgatgCGACATTGCCGTTTTTCATTGTACCTAATTCAGTCATTCCTAATTTTCTGCATATTAGATGTTACTCTTCAGCTGAAGTTACCACAAAAGCTTCTGAAAACAAGTCTGCAAAACACAGACAATGACCGAATGGGTCTGACAAATCAGCCCTGAATCAAGAACTGCCAGTGTTGAGAAGATGTTCCTGTTCAACTCACCCTTCAATGAATCCAAAGCCTGTTATCAATGTTTCTCCGTACATCTTTTTAAACTCTCGGAATCTGCTGCCATCAACTATTCTGCCAATAATCTGCAACAGACTTTCTTGAATTAATTAAGAGGAGATGCATGTTGCTGCCAAAAGTCATGTAGTTATCTCCTGAATACTGAATCAGGCTGATCATCAATAGACAGCAGGTGCCCCTACCTTGTGCATGTCAATAGACTTGTTGCCTGCCGCCACTAATCCCGCTAACTGGCTCGAGTCATACAGTGGCTGTTCTGGCTCCCTTGTCACACCAGATGCACACTCCACATTAAGGCTGGCAATTATATCTCTTCCCATTAAAAACGCTTCATTTTCATCTGCAGCAAAGTGATCTGTGCAGCCACTCACTCTAGGAGAAATCAAACCAACCATTAGTAACATGGCATGCTGGATGTTGAATGCAGGCTCACAGCTCATAACCAACAGTATGATGGTCTGTTTATAAAATGTAAGACAAAAGGAAAGTTGGTTAATATAGTGCTATATAACATGGGATAGTGTTGTATAACACGGATGCCTTTCTTGAGAGTGTCTTATTATGTGGACGTTGTGGCATATTCCACGGAATCTGCCTTAGACAATGACAGTTAACATGCAGATTGGTGATGTAGACTGAAGTCAAATTAATTcataaatgtaaaatttaatGGTGAATGAGTGTGTTTGAATTTAtgtggcttttagcaatatgccaacaatttcacagcaggggacaccaaaaatgtgcttcgcacattgtacccatgtggggaatcgaacccgggtcttctgcttGATGAACGAgagttttaaccactaggttaccccaccatcCCTCCAAAATTCAGTGGAGATGAAAATAAGTTCAAAAGGCTTCAAACTGAGAACAGAGAAACGTGAAGACATCAACCTACTTGCAATGCAGAGTGGCGCCCCCAAGGTCCTCTGCTGTGATTATCTCCCCTGTGGCTGCCTGCACTAAGGGTGGACCACCAAGGAATATGGTGCCCATCTTGTGCACTATGACTGCTTCATCAGCCATGGTTGGGACATATGCTCCTCCAGCAGTACAGCTACCACACACTATAGCGACCTTGTAGAAAATAACCAGCTTGGGTATTACATGGGGACAGATTACAGGAGTTCTATCtcatgaaacaaatgtgtacctTCCTGTTCACTTCATGAACATGAACCCTTCACTCATAGCAcaaaggtgactgtaactcttgtactttaacacagacttgtaTCATAATAACACTAAGATTGCGTTGCTGAATAAGTATTATCAACCACTGACAGACCAACTGAAAagtgaaaacacatttttcgCAATCTTTTGAAATCTCTCCTGAAGATAAAAACAATCTTCCAATAATAAACATAATGATCACAATTCATGTTTTGGTCAGAACCTGTATCATGCAATCACTGGTTGTTAGTGCACTCACAAGATCATGTCTGGAAGGTATTCAATCTTTACTGCATCTCCACTCTTCGTCTGACGCATTAAAACGATGCTGTTATCCAACAATATTGTTACAGGCTACAATTCCCATATTCCCAGTTCCCATTCTCAAGCACATGTCCCCTGGCCATGAGACTCACAGACAGAAAGCAAGTaattcaagggagataatcacaAAAAGTCAAAACTAGTTGCTGAAAGAGAAACAGGAAACCAAATTTCCATTACACTTGCCCATTTTGCAGCCTTACCTGGTGGATCTTCATGGAGGATAATACAGCTTCATTGTAGAATGTCTGCCCACCTGGATTAAATATCTCCGCCTGTAACACATTAAAGAAAACAGACATACATCAACACCATCTGTACAGACTGGAGGCATAGCTCTGAGAAAGGCAATATGTGGTGAAATGACATTTAACTTCCCTTATTAGGGGGCAATATTACAATACACTCAAGTCTTGTTAATCTGACATCATCCGTTTCACAGCAAACTGTCAGATTAACAAGATGTTTGACTATATAAATCAAACTAAGttacatttattcaatttgttaccaacaaaagcatcGGATAAAGACAATCGTCTGATAAAAGGAGGTgggattaacgagacttgactgtacagtggaagctgtctaaaccagcactcatctTGACCGAAGAAATAATCTTGTTTAGACAGCATGCTGACACAGTTCCTTACACAATTACTGCACACACTGACTATAAAATGTGTCAAATCACTATCTTTAAGTACAAGTCTACAATACTAAACTAAGATTAAATTATCTTTGTCGGCTGTCTCCTCACCATGTGCTGGATTAGACACTACTGATTACCATATAGACACATATTTGCACAGCTCTTTTAATGCCAAAATCCAGATAGGACAGCTGCCTGGTTCCAAAGCatttaaatgatgata
Above is a genomic segment from Haliotis asinina isolate JCU_RB_2024 chromosome 7, JCU_Hal_asi_v2, whole genome shotgun sequence containing:
- the LOC137290628 gene encoding probable methylcrotonoyl-CoA carboxylase beta chain, mitochondrial, translating into MNTFQRTSMLIKLSKTKLQPPSSHGSLSNCFNVKNAYSLAAKFHSNSKDLYSQAAKQHKMKPYPVLDAEVDVNQPSYSKNIAASKERENMLLEMLQKAQMGGGQKAIERHTKRNKKLLVQDRLKLLLDNEQDFLELSPVAGLGMQYGDVPKAGVVTGIGRVMGRYCMIVANDATVKGGSVYPVTLKKQLRAQEIAHQNRLPCIYVVDSGGAFLPLQAEIFNPGGQTFYNEAVLSSMKIHQVAIVCGSCTAGGAYVPTMADEAVIVHKMGTIFLGGPPLVQAATGEIITAEDLGGATLHCKVSGCTDHFAADENEAFLMGRDIIASLNVECASGVTREPEQPLYDSSQLAGLVAAGNKSIDMHKIIGRIVDGSRFREFKKMYGETLITGFGFIEGHLTGIIANQGRLSTEAAVKGCHFVQLCAERHVPIVFLQNTDPEELPHSDGLGISEQLKAQGKMFSAVSCASVPKITVIVGNGVGPTHYIMGGRAVSPNFLFTWPNAVTGIMEPKTLARNLAQEKATATEEIDDVEKLSSDLCEVFTGSMSALFTSTRVLDDGVILPQDTRKVVSQCLSIVSAYLPRQDTKFPVLRM